Proteins from a genomic interval of Cydia amplana chromosome 8, ilCydAmpl1.1, whole genome shotgun sequence:
- the LOC134650414 gene encoding E3 ubiquitin-protein ligase Hakai, translating to MNSEKRNARGRGRGRGRGRGRGRGRGRGKKVPKVMSSDEEECSVEESSQDQEESLTTEEAKEEVEQAEPPKLEVPSDISQLEAPVFTTLQRGPPEPMLRLDWDHRAALIGEKVLNPMIYCCDICSKPILIYGRMIPCKHVFCLSCARADHTHCPRCREKVLRVEQTGLGTVFMCTHSGTRYGNTGCRRTYLSQRDLQAHINHRHVSGSEPHAAADAASVAIVKPISVGSGVGVSNDPRHAVSTRRNLITVPIQDPDPNYYNYYPQPVAPVVAGVGAGAAGAGSGVLAHNMSVPPPQYYAPGAYPPSYSQPQPGGSLAAAGSPAPERWPEGYAPAWPPHYYR from the exons ATGAATAGTGAAAAGAGAAATGCCCGGGGCCGTGGCCGGGGTAGAGGCCGCGGCCGGGGTCGCGGAAGAGGCCGTGGTCGCGGCAAGAAAGTGCCGAAGGTGATGTCTTCTGATGAAGAAGAGTGTTCTGTTGAAGAAAGTTCACAAGACCAGGAGGAGTCCTTAACTACTGAGGAGGCAAAGGAAGAGGTTGAACAAGCCGAACCCCCTAAAC TGGAAGTCCCTTCCGACATATCACAACTAGAAGCCCCAGTATTCACAACACTGCAACGTGGCCCGCCAGAGCCTATGCTGCGCTTGGACTGGGACCACCGTGCAGCACTCATTGGGGAAAAAGTCCTGAACCCTATGATATACTGCTGTGATATCTGCTCAAAGCCTATACTTATATATGGTAGAATG ataCCATGCAAGCACGTGTTTTGCCTTTCTTGCGCGCGAGCAGACCACACACACTGTCCACGGTGTAGGGAAAAG GTTCTGCGCGTGGAGCAGACCGGTCTCGGCACGGTGTTCATGTGCACGCACTCGGGCACGCGGTACGGGAACACGGGCTGCCGGCGGACATACCTCTCTCAG AGGGACCTGCAGGCGCATATCAACCACCGGCACGTGTCGGGCTCCGAACcgcacgccgccgccgacgccgcCAGCGTCGCCATCGTCAAACCCATCTCC GTCGGAAGCGGGGTTGGGGTGTCCAACGACCCGCGGCACGCGGTGTCGACGCGGCGGAACCTCATCACGGTGCCCATTCAGGACCCGGACCctaattattacaattattatcCG CAGCCCGTGGCACCGGTAGTGGCGGGTgtgggcgccggcgcggcgggTGCGGGCAGCGGCGTGCTGGCGCACAACATGAGCGTGCCGCCGCCGCAGTACTACGCGCCCGGCGCATACCCGCCCTCATACTCGCAACCGCAACCAG GCGGCAGCCTGGCGGCGGCGGGCTCGCCGGCGCCCGAGCGCTGGCCAGAGGGGTACGCGCCCGCCTGGCCGCCGCACTACTACCGGTAG